In the Pedobacter cryoconitis genome, GTTAATATAAAATTGCTTTCCAGCTGCTCATCCTTTATTAATTGCAAGATTCGTGTTTTTTCATTTTCATCATAAGGGCCTGCAAGAATATACTTCACCTTTGGAAAGCTTTCTTTAATCCTGCTTACTGCTTTTATAGTTTGCTCGTATCCTTTAAATTTCTCTGTTGAGGTGATGCGTGATAAGCTCAGTATAACTTTATCATGTGCCAGCAGGTCGTAACGTTTTAATAAATGTGCAGGCTTCACAAAAAAATCAGGCAGCTTTGTAAAAGGATCCAGCGCATGGTTTAATACCACACATCGATCAGGGTCAACAGGATGCATCTCCACTATTTTTCTCTTGGTAAAATTACTTACACATATAATTTGATCCGCTATGCCCCAGATTGCTTTTTTCCAAAATTTTAAGGGGCGCCATACCTCTACACCGTGAGTGATCAACCATATTTTACAGGCAGGATTCAGCAGTCGGATAAGGCAGCCTATGGAGGAAAGATGAACATGGCTTAAAATGATTAAATCGCTATTCATTCCGGCTTTTAAACTATGCCATAGGTAATTTAATTTACTTTTTTTAAAAGCTTTAAAGTTAGCCATAGGCAGATAGTTGGGCAGGAGATCTGACTGTTCATCATGTAAAGCGTACACGGTGACATCCCAATGGTTCTTTTTGCCTAACTGGGACAATGTATAGGACATTGTCCGGTTCATTTTCTGAATTCCGCCAGTTCCGCCAAAAGTCTCAAGGGTTAAAAAAAGTATTTTTTTAGACATGAATCATCTACCTTTTATTATTCATAATTATGCACAGCTTCGCCTCTTTAGTCACATTTATTTACGTAACTATTTATAAACCATTGCATTAATTGCACCTAAGAATCGGTGTTTATTGCAGTCTTTCTATCAAGGATGCTGGGACATGCACAATGATATTGTATTTGATATCGCCTAATCTCAGGAGCAACTGCTTTTGAGAATGGTATTTAATAATTTCTCCATGCATTCCTTTTAGGGAGCCTGCTTTAATAATAATTTTTTCTCCTGGCAGCAGTTCATCTTCTGTAATTTCAAATTCATAAGCACTTGCCAGTACTAATTTGAGTTCCTCTATTTGCCGGTCAGGCATTGATGCAATTTTGCCTGAAAAATAGAGGAAACGTGCAACTCCGCTGGTCATCAATACCTCAGTTTGCTGATGCTGATGTATATGTACAAAAACATAAGATTTAATCAATGGCTCTTCTACCCATTTTTTCCTGTCACTCCATTGTTTCATCTGACGGCGCAAAGGCAGATAGGCTTCAATATCTTTGTTCAGTAATTCCTGATATGCTTTCTTTTCCGACCTTGAGTGGGTATAAACTGGATACCATTGCTTTCTTTCTTTATCTCTAATGTCAGCCATCTGATTAAATTAAGATTTAAACCAATGCTTGATGTTCCACCATTTTAATTTTTCTTCTTCATCTAAATAGTAACCGGAATTTTCATAGTCGTATTGTGTATCTGAACTAAAACTACCACTGTACTTATATAATCCGGCATGTAAAAGGTTTTTTTCAAAGGCATTTAATACAATCACGAGGTTATTTAAATTATATTCCTTTGATAGCCTATCAGGTAATGTAGCTGAACTGTATTTTGATTTTCCGTAGCGGATTACAAACAGGTTGATGTCGCTCATACTGATCAGCGGAACTGAGTCTGAGACCAGGCCCACAGGAGCAGTATCTATTAAGATCACATCATATCTTTCTCTCAACTGGCCAATTAGTTCGGCCATCCGTTCAAGATGCAATAATTCTGAAGGATTTGGCGGGATAGGGCCTGAGCTTATAAAATCAAGATTTTTGGTGTTTGATTCTTGAATGATATCATCTATGCCACATTTGTTGACAAGGTAATTGCTTAAGCCCATGGCGTTAGGCTTACCAAAGGTTTTATGCAGTTTCGGTCTGCGAAGGTCGGCACCAATAAGTAATATTTTTTTGTTGATCAAGGCGAAACTGCTTGCCAGGTTAATAATTACAAAAGATTTTCCTTCTCCTGCGCTTTCCGAGGTAATACAAATGACCTTACTTTTCTTTCCTGAGGCGAGAAAATTGAGGTTCGTACGTATAATGCGAACGGATTCTGCAAAGATAGACCGTGGTTTACTTAAGGAAAGTATCTGACTATTGTTTTCATCAATTTTTTCCGGGAACTTTCTGAGGGCACCTAAAATTGGTATCGAAGTTGTCCTTTCAATGATCTCCCTGTCATAAATGTAAGGATTGGATATTCTGATCACTATAATAATCCCAATGCCGGCTAAGAAGCCCAATATAACAGCGGTACGGTAAATCTCATCGGTATTAGGGGCAATAGGAACTGTATTCAGCTGTGCCTTTTCAACAATGATTGCTCCTGGTAAGATAGCAGCGCGGTTAACTTGTGCCTCAAGGCTTTTTTCGGATAAAAAAGAATATACCTTTTCATTAATCTCGAAATTACGGTTTAAGCCAATCAAATCTTTTTCTGCTGTTGGAAGCAAAGCTACCTGCTGGTTTACTTTTGCTAATTGATCGTTCAAGTAACCAATACTTTTCTGAATGCGCTGATTTGAAGCACTAATATTGCGCATTGCAGATTTTTTGACCTGCGAAATTTGTCTGTTAATCTCCTCTACAGGTTGCGACGTACTGTGGTAGACTTTTAACAGGGCATTTTTATCGTTTATTAAAGTATTGAAATTGCCTACAAGAACGCCTAGTAAGGGATCAATACTTCCCTCCAGGTTAAGATTAAGGTTTACTGCATTTTTTTCTGCAGCTATTTGTTCTTTCAGTTGATCAATAACAATGAGTTGCATTTTCAGCAAGGAACGCTGCGACTCCAGATCACTGACTTTGCTGAATGCAATTCCTGCAGATGAACTCACGTCCATGATCTTTGTATTCTCCTTGTATTTTTCCAATGACCGTTCTGATCCTTTCAGCTCAGTGGAAAGGTATTTTAACTGATCGGTAATAAAGTCGATCAACTGTGTCGCAGATTGTGTTTTCTGGTTACGGTCAAAATTCAGGTATTCCTTCATGATCGCATTGATGATATCCATTGCGAACTGAGGATTAGCATCAGTTTGCTGTAGCGTCAGAAGATCTGAATTTTTAATCGCCTCATTGATCCGTAAACCACTACGTACCCGATCTAAAAAAGATTCAGGAATATTGAATTTAAACAAGTAGGAGATATTCGGGTTAACTGATCCCGGATAGCCGATGGTAAAGGTAACAGCTCCGATATTTACCGGATAACCATATTTGAAATTTTGCTGGACTTTGTTATTTCCGATTTTCCAGCTCAATTCAAATTTATTTTTATTTATTGGTTTAAAGGCGATCAGATCCTGGTAAAAATTCAGGCTATCAAATTTTAATAAATTGATCTGAAGCGGCTTCTTTGGGTACATATCATAGGTACGTACCCTTCCCGAAAGATAAAAGCTGGTTCTGTAATCCAGGTTTTTAATGGCCTTTAATAGCAGGCTACGGCTTTGGATGGTAAAACTTTCACTTTGCAAATTGACAGTATTCCGATCGGAATTGCCCATTGTTCCGATGATGTCAGAAAGTTCTGGTTTTTTTTCTTCAAATTTAAGTAATCCGTTCGTGGAATAGGTTTTTGGAGTATACCATAAATAGAGATTTGCCGTGATTAAACCGATTATAATTGGGCCCGCTATCAGGTACCAGCTGTTAAACAATATCTTAATTATTTTTAGATAGTCAACTTCCTTGCTATTCAGGTATGTTTGGGCCGTTTTTACTTCTTGCATTATCGCGTTATCGTATAAATGATCAGTGCAGTATTTAATAACAAGATAATTGGTTGCAATATAGAAGAGAAGCCTGTCACTTTTGTAGTGCGTACAGCTTGTTTATTTTGTGTGACGTAAATAATGTCCTCGTTTTTGAGGATGATCCTGGGATCGGAGAGCGTAGTGAGATTACTTAAATCCAGATCAATCACCTCTTGATTTTTTATTCCTCCCCGAATTATTCTCACGTTTTTACTGTTTGCCCGCTCGGTTAACCCACCTGCCTCTCCAATCATTTCTATTAATGAAGTCCGGTCTTTTACCAGCGTATAGCTACCCTGAGTTTTAACTTCGCCCAGGATTGTTACCTTCAGGTTTACTATTTTTAGGTCAATAATAGGGTTTTTGATTTCTTTACTATAAATATTTTCAATTTTCTTGGCAGCATCATAACGGTTAAGCCCCTCTACTTTTACACGTCCTATGATCGGGAGTGCTACCGTCCCATCACTTTCTACCAAAAAGGTCTGGCCATCTGTACTGTTGGCGCCCTTTGCGGCTGATATAGTTGTAGTAGGTTCATCAACAATATATTTAGGGCTCTGCAGGTTTTTTATTTGAAGCAGATCCTGCGGTTGTATCTTATAGGCACTTGTATCAGTAATAGTTGGGGTATTATTGAAAGCCTGTCTTCTATTCTCAAAAAGAGCCTGTTGCTGTTTAACAGAACATGAAAAACAGCTGGTAAGAAGAATAAAGATAAATGCATAAAGTATGTATTTATTTGAAGGCATAAATATTTATTATAATGGTTTGTATCATACTTTATGAATCTAAGGTAGGTAATCATTTACCATTAAGGGGTAATTTCATTTTGCACGATTTGTAATATTTTTGATACAAAAAAATAAATATTGAATTAATCCTAAGTTTAGGAGTGTTTTAAATTTTAAATTAATTTACCATAAAGTTATTGTATTTTTTTGTTGATTAATATTCTACTTATTTAGTTTAAAATATAATTTGAGTGATAGATATTTGGCACACATTCTTACTATTGCTGTCATTTGATTGATCAGAAATTAATATTTTTCCATCTGTACTTGTCGTTCTAAGTTCTTGAAGTGTGTCTTGTTTGCTAACTATCTCATTATTATAATTATGTTTACTTTATCATTGCATATTTACTTCATATAGTGCACCAACCAAAGATCTCTTTAATCACAGTCACCTATAATGCAGTGGAAACATTGCAACGCTGTATTGAATCTGTAACCAATCAGACTTATGGCAATTTAGAATATATTATCATTGATGGTAGTTCAACGGACGGTACATTGAAAATTATTCAGAATAACCAAAAATATATTCATGTTTTCAATTCTGAACATGACAATGGGATCTACGATGCAATGAATAAGGGTATTAATCTGGCAACCGGTGATATCATTGGTACCCTCAATGCAGATGATTATTTTGCTAATAATGATGTATTAGAAAAGATAGCGCAAGCATTTAATACTGATCATAGAGAAATGTTATATGCGAACCTTAATTATGTAAATAAGCATGGAACAGTAGTTCGTAAGTGGCGATCTGGAAAATATAAGGCTACTAAATTTAACTGGGGATGGATGCCTCCTCACCCAACATTTTATGTAAAGAAGGACTTTTTTGATAAATACGGTTTGTATGATCTCAGTTATGGAACTGCTGCTGATTATGAACTTATGCTTCGTTTTATGTATTTAAAAGCCGTAAATGTGTTTTTTCTCGACGAAGTAATCGTAAATATGACTATTGGAGGAGTGAGCAACAGGAATTTTAGAAACAGAATTAGCGCCTGGGCGGGTGATTTTAAAGCGATGAAAAGTTGTCAACTACCGATTCCGCTTTTAGGGGTGATTTTCAAGCCGATACGAAAAATACTACAGTTCATTTAATATAAAAATATTTTTTATGGAAACATTTGATTTGCCAATTTATTTAAACAACCATCCTTTAATTTGTTGCATTCTGGTATTTGTATCTTCTATTTTAATTACTCTGGCTATTATTCCTTCTATTATTTTTGTTGCTAAAACTCATAATTTATACGATAACTTCAGCTATTTCAGAAAGCAGCATCTGGGTGCTATTCCGCGCTTAGGCGGAGTAGGGATATACACTGGTTTTACTGTTACTTTACTGTTCTTTGATTTAACGGATAAAATAACCCCGATCAATTATTTGCTTGCTTCCTGTATGATATTGTCTATTATGGGGATTAAGGATGACCTTCTTGGAGTTAATCCGCGTACAAAACTCATCATTCAGTTAATTACATCGCTGATTTTGGTTATTCCAGGAAATACCAGGATCAGTAGCTTACATGGGGTATTCGGCCTCTACGATATCTCCTATCCTGCAAGTGTTGTATTGTCTCTGCTGACTATCATATTCATTATTAATTCCTTCAATTTGATTGACGGAATTGATGGGCTGTCAGCGATGACAGGCATTATTGTGAATAGTGTTTTTTCAGCCTTATTTATATATATGGGCAAATATGAATTAGCTGCCATTTCGTTAGCAATGACTGGTGCTATTATAGGATTTATACAATTTAACATTACTCCGGCAAAAATCTTTATGGGGGATACCGGAGCATTGATAATCGGATTGATATCGGCCGTTATGGCTATCAAATTTTTAGAATTAAATAAGTTTACACCAGATCACAATCCTGATGTTTTCCCTGCTCCGGCTATAGCACTGGCTATTCTGATTATTCCTGTTTCAGATTCATTGCGCGTGTTTATTTTAAGAATTTTAAAAGGAAAATCACCTTTTTTGGCTGATCGGAATCATATTCATCACCGGATATTAAAATTAGGTTTTACCCATATGCAGACTACCACACTTTTAATTGGTGTTAATCTATTGATGATTTTAATCGCATGTCTCTTTGCCAGTTATGGCAATGGGTTCTTGCTGATAGTTATTTCTCTTATTGCATTAATGTTAAACTGGATACTCAGTTACCTGATACGCTCCAAAGAACGTGAAAGTTATGCTTTACGTAACTTATTTTTATAAGATATATCAGGTCTTTTGCTGAACCTTTCTGGAGTTCTTGACAATCTTTCGTGTATTCTCCTCTGTCTGCTAATTAAATCAACTAAAAAATAAGTTTAAAAGATTACATAAAACTCTATTTTTGGGTAAATTCCTACGAAAGAGATTATGCTGGATAAAAATGTTTTGAATAAAACGGAGCCGAAAAACAGGAAACTAACTGAGCGAAAGCTTATTGATGCAGTAGGTGAAATTATCCGGTCCACTGGATATACAGGGCTGGGCGTAAATGCAATTGCCAAAAGCGCAGGTGTCAGTAAAAAATTGATCTACCGCTACTTTGGTACAGTAGATGCTTTAATTGAAACTTATCTCATCGAAAGAGATTATTGGGTCACTTTTTCTAAAAAAGTGAGTGATGCAGCAGTAGCTTCTAATAAAAAACAAACCATGATTGAGTTTTCGTCCAGCATCTTCGAAAATCAGTTTGATTTCTTTTTTAATGAAGATGAAATGCAGCGGATTATCCTCTGGGAGATCTCGGAAAAAAGTAATATTTTAAATGAGCTGAGCAGAAAGCGCGAAGCCATGGGAGAAGAACTTTTAAAGTTAACGGATCCTTATTTTAAAGACTCAGATATCAATTTCAGAGCTGTTTCAGCAATTATTATATGCGGAATTTATTACTCTGTGTTACATACTAAAAAGAATGCAAGTACCTTATGCGGACTTGACCTGAATACCGAGGCAGGAAGAAAAGAGATTACTAAGGCAGTAAGAAAAATAGTAGAGCTGTGTTTTGGAAGTAAAAAGAAAAAAGCAAATTAAAAGATACCTCATGGCTAAACACACCTAAAGCCATGAGGTATACTCATTAATGTTGGTAAGAACGATTTCTAATCTTCTCAAAGATTCACACATCACAAAGTTAGATCACATTAATTCTCTAAGTGGTGACATAAGCTAAAAATAATTCAATTATTTTTAGCTCAAATATTTATTCAAATATCTATCAGTCAGCATGTTGTGTTTTCTTTTGCTAAAGACGTGGATAAAATTATTTGACAGGTCATTTCAAAATTGAAAATTGAACGCTGAAAATCACTCCAAAGTCAACAATAGACCCTCTTCTTTTTTTAACTGGAATTTCTTCATTCACAGCGAAAGTACTTGCCAGTTGAAAATTCCTGATAGCAGGTGCGCTGAGCTTTGCTTTTTTTGGATCAATCCCCAAAGCTTTCCTAGATAACTTGATTAGACCGATTATTAACTATCCATGTGCTTTTTACAATCTGCAGGAGCTTCCTTAGCCTAGCTTGCCAGGGCAATCATCTTTTCTTCGCCATTCAATAACTGTTTTTGCCACTGCACTGGCGGTACTTATAGTTATAACTGCACGATGGTTGCCTAATGAATCAGGATTCCAACTGTTGGTTCCAATTTTATAGTGGAGTTGCTGGCCTGAGCAATTGCGAAATTGATACTTGAAAGTAGAGCAATGCCAAAGATAGCTTTTGTTAGAAATTTTGCCTGAATTGATTTGAACATGGTCTTCGAAGGAATATTTTCCTAAGCTGAGAGTATTGATTTTAATCACGAAACACCTGAAATGGCCCGGATTTGGGACTGAAAAATTAAGGCAAATGTTTGACATTTAGCTTGGTTAGACTATAAGATTGTAGCTTTCATTCAGTCGTATAATAATGCCAGAGTAGTCAGGTTCGATAGACTATTCTGGCATTGAAAATTAACAAACTCTAATTCCTGGTAAAGTACCGCAACTTCTTAACGTATCATTATAATCTCCAGGAGTACCACAACTACACGTATTAGGATTTGGTAGTGGATCTGCGGTTCCACATTTTGCGCCTGCAGTTTGACACTGATAAGTACTGACGTCCATAGTTACGGGGGCACTTCCTCCTTTTATAGCACTCAGGTCACCAATAATCTGTTTATCGAATATTAGTTGTTTTTCAATCTTTTGTTTTTTCATGATTTTAATTTTACAAATGATAATTGGTTAATTTTGTTAATTTAAGTTTTATGTAATTTAGTTTATTAGTTTCTGATTTTATACATAAATTTATTTATTTTTATGAATACACGCTATTATAATTCTTAATTAATCATGTTAATTGCCTTTAGTATAAAAAGGAGTATTTATTATTTTTCTTTATAAGATTCTTCTAAAAAATACCTATGCATGAAATCATATAATATATATTCTGACACGCTATTATCTTTAATGAAAATTCGATTTAATGACATATGAAAAAAACTTGTAATAAGTCTGTTGGCTGGGATAAAGGGTGAATTGTGGGCAAAATTAGATATCAACGATTTAATCACAAAAGATTGACTTGATGAATCACGTTGATGTAAAGTAAATAGTTTATTGTAATGTGCATCATCTGAATTTAATAGATCGGCCAGCAATTTTCGCTTATTTTTGTACCTGTTTGCTATTTCCTTACTGTCCTTAGAACTGATATAATATTCATTGTTAAAGTTTGACTTTAGATTTTTTAAGAAATCTATTCTTTCATATAGATCAAAATCAAATAGATCCAAGTAATGATTTATTAATAATGCTGCGTGTAACCATCTGGAATCGCTATTTGTACTGAGGTCAATTGAACTTAGAATTTGTAGAACGTTGAGGCTATCATAGAAAAAAAACTGCTCAGATAACTCCATTGTAAAATCACCGTATCTTTCTATCTCTCGCTGGTAAGTATCAATTTGAATAGAATTAATACGCTCATCCAAGACGTACTTATTAAAAAGATTATGAAATACACTGATAATAAAACCTAATTTTTCAACATTTTTGAGCTTTATTCTTAACCTAATATGAAATTCAGGATCATTATATCTTATAAAAAAAAATGAATCGATCTCGTTATCTTTTATTAATTTCTTAAGGGTTTTGTAAATTGAATTAGCAAGAAGATTATCAGCTGTGCTTTCACTTAAGTAAATTTTATAACATAGCCATTCCGAACCAACAATATATTTCCTAGACACCTGATTATGCATTTTTATAGAATGAAATTATTAATTCGTGACAATGGTTCTGATTTGTAACATTTTTAACTAAGCTTTCTTCTTTGAACAAAAATTCCTTTAGTAATATTGTGTTACTCTTAAGTAGCTTATTTAGAAAAATCTTCACAGATAACTGATTCTCAAAATCAATAAGAAGTTCATTATCTCCTTCACATAGCAATACTAGCTCAGGCAGTTTAAATTTATTTCTAAAGTTGTTTATCGAATTTACTAAAGCATTGGTGTCTTCTTGATTAATACCCTTAAGTGTAGGCTCATTGAACTTAATAAACCAGCGTGCCTCAAGAACGATACAATTTTTATATTCAATTCTGGGGATGTGAGAAAACATTTTTTGCAGATCATCCAAATAAAATCCTAAATAATTTCTTTTCCCATATAATTGGAGGTCTGTAAGAAATCTATATACAGGTATGTTTGATTTTAGACTGTTGTGGGCATTAGGTAAAAATGGTTTAATAATCTTATTAAGTTTTTTAGATCTTAATTCTATCTTCATATCGTTTGTTAATCTTACCATAATATCCTCAATCGGTATAGGATTGGCTACAGTTGATAGTGGGGCTGAAAGTATAGGGATGAAATGATCGAAAATATGCTTTTGTTCAAAAACATTTGTTAAATGAATATTAGGAGCATGAATGATTTCTGCATTAATGTAGCCCTTTCTATCTGCATTCTCATTCTCTTTTTTAACGATGTCGCTTACTAAATATTTGGTCGTTTTATCCTGATAAGTGAATCTCGTAAGTAGATTTACAGCTGAAGGCCCCCCAAACCCATTAATGACAATTTTTTTTCCATCTGAAGTTTGCAGGATTTTTATATTCGCATAAATAGTATTTGGGATATCATCCCAGTTCTCCTTTAAATCTTCAAAGTCAGAATCATAGAGCTCGATTACCGTTTTGTTATGGGTATAAGCTGAAAGAATTCTTTCATGTAGAATAGAGGTCACTGTATTCCATCGGATGATATCGCTTTTTCGTTGTTTTTGTTTTATGTTTAAATTTTCAATGAGTGGATTAGATGATATTTGATGGTGGTTAATTGGATAACCTAAACCTATATCGTTATCCATCAATGTGACAATATTTACTTCTCTAAACTCATATTTTTTGTAGAAAGACTGTGTAAATTGCTCTAATTCAGGGTTGTTTATAGCTGTTGTTATCTTGTTGAAAAATGGTAACAAACTTTTGATTTTTAAAAATGTGGTTTTATCTAAAGTATTTATGCCATCCTTCATTACTACTGTTGATTTTATCGGAGAAAAATTAATCAGACCATCAACTGAATTTTTTTTGATATCTATGATTTCATTAAATTTTTGTATATCTAATCCATCACTATTT is a window encoding:
- a CDS encoding GumC family protein, whose translation is MQEVKTAQTYLNSKEVDYLKIIKILFNSWYLIAGPIIIGLITANLYLWYTPKTYSTNGLLKFEEKKPELSDIIGTMGNSDRNTVNLQSESFTIQSRSLLLKAIKNLDYRTSFYLSGRVRTYDMYPKKPLQINLLKFDSLNFYQDLIAFKPINKNKFELSWKIGNNKVQQNFKYGYPVNIGAVTFTIGYPGSVNPNISYLFKFNIPESFLDRVRSGLRINEAIKNSDLLTLQQTDANPQFAMDIINAIMKEYLNFDRNQKTQSATQLIDFITDQLKYLSTELKGSERSLEKYKENTKIMDVSSSAGIAFSKVSDLESQRSLLKMQLIVIDQLKEQIAAEKNAVNLNLNLEGSIDPLLGVLVGNFNTLINDKNALLKVYHSTSQPVEEINRQISQVKKSAMRNISASNQRIQKSIGYLNDQLAKVNQQVALLPTAEKDLIGLNRNFEINEKVYSFLSEKSLEAQVNRAAILPGAIIVEKAQLNTVPIAPNTDEIYRTAVILGFLAGIGIIIVIRISNPYIYDREIIERTTSIPILGALRKFPEKIDENNSQILSLSKPRSIFAESVRIIRTNLNFLASGKKSKVICITSESAGEGKSFVIINLASSFALINKKILLIGADLRRPKLHKTFGKPNAMGLSNYLVNKCGIDDIIQESNTKNLDFISSGPIPPNPSELLHLERMAELIGQLRERYDVILIDTAPVGLVSDSVPLISMSDINLFVIRYGKSKYSSATLPDRLSKEYNLNNLVIVLNAFEKNLLHAGLYKYSGSFSSDTQYDYENSGYYLDEEEKLKWWNIKHWFKS
- a CDS encoding TetR/AcrR family transcriptional regulator; translation: MNKTEPKNRKLTERKLIDAVGEIIRSTGYTGLGVNAIAKSAGVSKKLIYRYFGTVDALIETYLIERDYWVTFSKKVSDAAVASNKKQTMIEFSSSIFENQFDFFFNEDEMQRIILWEISEKSNILNELSRKREAMGEELLKLTDPYFKDSDINFRAVSAIIICGIYYSVLHTKKNASTLCGLDLNTEAGRKEITKAVRKIVELCFGSKKKKAN
- a CDS encoding glycoside hydrolase domain-containing protein, yielding MIGLIKLSRKALGIDPKKAKLSAPAIRNFQLASTFAVNEEIPVKKRRGSIVDFGVIFSVQFSILK
- a CDS encoding lantibiotic dehydratase family protein; its protein translation is MKNPYHYFDKYFLRFPVYSIDGIKEIIHEDNMFNFFCLNKYFQMAILISSPDLYLQLKAIEIKNHVEINTKDKVRFNSTLMKYLSRMSTRSTPFGLFSGISVGELGKESKIVIDSSKITLNYQYDNTFLYELVTALYRLEPDKFSDMNIYSNNMLFGHDKRYKFIEFFDNFPKGERTFKEVITSNNTYLTRILKLTKTGCTLGILLDDLISQGYSKSDALAYLDTLIINKLLLTEIQPTLREDYFTKIVSLSNKLIDNILLRDIVNKYTQILKDINSDGLDIQKFNEIIDIKKNSVDGLINFSPIKSTVVMKDGINTLDKTTFLKIKSLLPFFNKITTAINNPELEQFTQSFYKKYEFREVNIVTLMDNDIGLGYPINHHQISSNPLIENLNIKQKQRKSDIIRWNTVTSILHERILSAYTHNKTVIELYDSDFEDLKENWDDIPNTIYANIKILQTSDGKKIVINGFGGPSAVNLLTRFTYQDKTTKYLVSDIVKKENENADRKGYINAEIIHAPNIHLTNVFEQKHIFDHFIPILSAPLSTVANPIPIEDIMVRLTNDMKIELRSKKLNKIIKPFLPNAHNSLKSNIPVYRFLTDLQLYGKRNYLGFYLDDLQKMFSHIPRIEYKNCIVLEARWFIKFNEPTLKGINQEDTNALVNSINNFRNKFKLPELVLLCEGDNELLIDFENQLSVKIFLNKLLKSNTILLKEFLFKEESLVKNVTNQNHCHELIISFYKNA
- a CDS encoding UpxY family transcription antiterminator translates to MADIRDKERKQWYPVYTHSRSEKKAYQELLNKDIEAYLPLRRQMKQWSDRKKWVEEPLIKSYVFVHIHQHQQTEVLMTSGVARFLYFSGKIASMPDRQIEELKLVLASAYEFEITEDELLPGEKIIIKAGSLKGMHGEIIKYHSQKQLLLRLGDIKYNIIVHVPASLIERLQ
- a CDS encoding glycosyltransferase family 4 protein, which codes for MSKKILFLTLETFGGTGGIQKMNRTMSYTLSQLGKKNHWDVTVYALHDEQSDLLPNYLPMANFKAFKKSKLNYLWHSLKAGMNSDLIILSHVHLSSIGCLIRLLNPACKIWLITHGVEVWRPLKFWKKAIWGIADQIICVSNFTKRKIVEMHPVDPDRCVVLNHALDPFTKLPDFFVKPAHLLKRYDLLAHDKVILSLSRITSTEKFKGYEQTIKAVSRIKESFPKVKYILAGPYDENEKTRILQLIKDEQLESNFILTGYLEETALADYFLMADLFVMPSKKEGFGIVFIEAMAFGLPVICGNADGSVDAIRNKEMGTAIDPDDSALLEQTIRQKLAHPLTIAERKSIQQQCLKYFNPQDYSNALEKLIKNGATA
- a CDS encoding polysaccharide biosynthesis/export family protein, which gives rise to MPSNKYILYAFIFILLTSCFSCSVKQQQALFENRRQAFNNTPTITDTSAYKIQPQDLLQIKNLQSPKYIVDEPTTTISAAKGANSTDGQTFLVESDGTVALPIIGRVKVEGLNRYDAAKKIENIYSKEIKNPIIDLKIVNLKVTILGEVKTQGSYTLVKDRTSLIEMIGEAGGLTERANSKNVRIIRGGIKNQEVIDLDLSNLTTLSDPRIILKNEDIIYVTQNKQAVRTTKVTGFSSILQPIILLLNTALIIYTITR
- a CDS encoding MraY family glycosyltransferase; protein product: METFDLPIYLNNHPLICCILVFVSSILITLAIIPSIIFVAKTHNLYDNFSYFRKQHLGAIPRLGGVGIYTGFTVTLLFFDLTDKITPINYLLASCMILSIMGIKDDLLGVNPRTKLIIQLITSLILVIPGNTRISSLHGVFGLYDISYPASVVLSLLTIIFIINSFNLIDGIDGLSAMTGIIVNSVFSALFIYMGKYELAAISLAMTGAIIGFIQFNITPAKIFMGDTGALIIGLISAVMAIKFLELNKFTPDHNPDVFPAPAIALAILIIPVSDSLRVFILRILKGKSPFLADRNHIHHRILKLGFTHMQTTTLLIGVNLLMILIACLFASYGNGFLLIVISLIALMLNWILSYLIRSKERESYALRNLFL
- a CDS encoding glycoside hydrolase domain-containing protein; translated protein: MSNICLNFSVPNPGHFRCFVIKINTLSLGKYSFEDHVQINSGKISNKSYLWHCSTFKYQFRNCSGQQLHYKIGTNSWNPDSLGNHRAVITISTASAVAKTVIEWRRKDDCPGKLG
- a CDS encoding glycosyltransferase family 2 protein — translated: MHQPKISLITVTYNAVETLQRCIESVTNQTYGNLEYIIIDGSSTDGTLKIIQNNQKYIHVFNSEHDNGIYDAMNKGINLATGDIIGTLNADDYFANNDVLEKIAQAFNTDHREMLYANLNYVNKHGTVVRKWRSGKYKATKFNWGWMPPHPTFYVKKDFFDKYGLYDLSYGTAADYELMLRFMYLKAVNVFFLDEVIVNMTIGGVSNRNFRNRISAWAGDFKAMKSCQLPIPLLGVIFKPIRKILQFI
- a CDS encoding thiopeptide-type bacteriocin biosynthesis protein, with product MHNQVSRKYIVGSEWLCYKIYLSESTADNLLANSIYKTLKKLIKDNEIDSFFFIRYNDPEFHIRLRIKLKNVEKLGFIISVFHNLFNKYVLDERINSIQIDTYQREIERYGDFTMELSEQFFFYDSLNVLQILSSIDLSTNSDSRWLHAALLINHYLDLFDFDLYERIDFLKNLKSNFNNEYYISSKDSKEIANRYKNKRKLLADLLNSDDAHYNKLFTLHQRDSSSQSFVIKSLISNFAHNSPFIPANRLITSFFHMSLNRIFIKDNSVSEYILYDFMHRYFLEESYKEK